From one Phocaeicola salanitronis DSM 18170 genomic stretch:
- a CDS encoding FtsX-like permease family protein has protein sequence MNQTILRNLFYTLKRFRTASFLNLLGLSAAFAAFIVIMMKTRYEQQFDTCYPEPERLAVLNLSIDGKDNELVVVPRPFVDAAIQETTGIECGTLLSMQFGSNLVYTDPHYPKYIKENVATVYPDFAKTIGMTFVEGNDEGLDTPNGAIISESQAKRLFPDGSAIGKYIYLESPHQATEETQFRISGVYKEFPKNAQLTNDIYCRIGEKWDLNQWGSWSYLAFVRLKPGVTYEEVNRQLVQNKIINDKMEKSSDFKEVKPMVIPIRDVYYHTKPWFYFKTGDLQHTRLMILIAILVIGIAAVNLINFTTALTPMRIRSINTQKVLGSSVGSLRTGLVLEAVCTVLLGWLIALGIVACLTQTQALDALGFNPALKDYLPVIFGSVGIALLTGVLAGLYPAWYMTSFPPALMLKGNFALSGKGKRLRTALVSFQYFISACLIVCSTFIFMQNEYQKNIRTGFDRDMLLIAQMPQKPFLSQPYKAFDQQLLGYPEFEGVAYANDRMGGGNVYNIQGFTIAEQHVQPFYVRVSTNFPKVMGMKVTEGRDFLPGDSVGRNVRHYIATKEFKKMYNLPTGQELNADWMGKAEITGYVDNVAFTSNRITAFSGTPFVFTPNLYDDDVLPFGYIRVKAGSDPAQALSHAREAFEKSFPGYAAEIDFFDNVYKKLYTAETNQQQVVIAFSVLAILISLVGVFGLTIFETQYRRKEIGVRKVFGASTSQILWQFNRASLKVAILCSAVAMPVAYYVMDSWLLSFTQRVPLSAWVFVTACLLIILMTLVTVTVQSYRAANSNPIDCVRAE, from the coding sequence ATGAACCAAACGATTCTACGCAACCTGTTTTACACGCTGAAGCGGTTCCGCACGGCTTCATTCCTAAATTTATTAGGACTATCCGCCGCCTTTGCCGCCTTCATCGTAATTATGATGAAAACCCGTTATGAACAACAATTCGACACCTGCTATCCCGAACCCGAACGGCTGGCGGTGCTGAACCTTTCCATTGACGGGAAAGACAACGAGCTGGTGGTGGTGCCTCGCCCGTTTGTAGATGCTGCCATCCAAGAGACCACGGGAATCGAATGCGGCACCCTGCTTTCGATGCAATTCGGAAGTAATCTGGTATATACTGACCCGCACTATCCGAAATACATCAAAGAAAACGTTGCAACTGTATATCCCGATTTTGCAAAGACTATCGGAATGACTTTCGTGGAAGGCAATGACGAAGGGCTGGACACCCCCAACGGAGCCATTATCTCGGAAAGCCAAGCCAAACGGCTTTTCCCTGACGGAAGCGCCATAGGTAAATACATCTATTTGGAAAGTCCACACCAAGCTACCGAAGAAACACAATTCAGGATTAGCGGAGTGTACAAGGAATTCCCGAAAAATGCCCAACTCACCAATGACATCTATTGTCGCATTGGAGAAAAATGGGACCTCAACCAATGGGGAAGCTGGAGCTATCTGGCTTTCGTCCGCCTGAAACCCGGAGTCACTTACGAAGAAGTCAACCGCCAATTGGTTCAGAACAAGATTATCAACGATAAGATGGAGAAGTCATCTGATTTCAAGGAAGTCAAGCCCATGGTTATTCCTATCCGAGACGTGTACTACCACACCAAGCCGTGGTTCTACTTCAAGACGGGCGACCTGCAGCACACGCGCCTGATGATTCTCATCGCCATACTGGTCATCGGCATCGCCGCCGTGAACCTTATCAACTTCACCACCGCCCTCACCCCGATGCGCATCCGCAGCATCAATACGCAGAAGGTGCTGGGAAGCTCTGTCGGCTCGCTCCGCACGGGACTGGTGCTGGAAGCCGTATGCACCGTGTTGCTGGGCTGGCTGATTGCACTGGGTATCGTAGCTTGCCTCACGCAGACACAGGCACTGGATGCGTTGGGTTTCAATCCCGCACTGAAAGACTATCTGCCCGTCATTTTCGGAAGCGTAGGCATCGCCCTGCTGACGGGTGTACTTGCCGGACTTTATCCGGCATGGTACATGACCTCGTTCCCACCCGCACTGATGCTGAAAGGCAACTTCGCCCTGAGTGGAAAAGGAAAACGGCTCCGCACCGCACTGGTCAGCTTCCAGTATTTCATCTCGGCATGCCTCATCGTGTGCTCCACCTTCATCTTCATGCAGAACGAATACCAGAAGAACATCCGCACCGGATTCGACCGCGACATGCTACTCATCGCCCAAATGCCTCAAAAACCTTTCCTGAGCCAGCCCTACAAGGCATTCGACCAGCAACTATTGGGCTATCCGGAGTTTGAAGGCGTGGCGTATGCCAACGATCGGATGGGAGGCGGAAACGTGTACAACATCCAGGGATTTACCATAGCCGAGCAACACGTACAGCCTTTCTATGTCCGCGTCTCTACCAACTTCCCGAAGGTGATGGGCATGAAGGTGACCGAAGGGCGCGACTTCCTGCCCGGCGACTCCGTAGGGCGGAACGTAAGGCACTATATCGCCACTAAAGAATTTAAGAAGATGTATAACCTGCCCACCGGACAGGAACTGAATGCCGACTGGATGGGGAAAGCCGAAATCACGGGCTACGTGGACAACGTGGCGTTCACCTCGAACCGCATCACCGCCTTCAGCGGAACGCCCTTCGTATTTACTCCTAATTTATACGATGATGACGTGCTTCCTTTCGGCTATATCCGTGTAAAAGCCGGAAGCGACCCTGCGCAAGCCCTGAGCCACGCCCGCGAAGCCTTCGAGAAGAGCTTCCCCGGCTATGCTGCCGAGATTGATTTCTTCGACAACGTATATAAGAAACTCTATACCGCCGAGACCAACCAGCAACAGGTAGTCATCGCCTTCAGCGTGCTTGCTATCCTCATCTCGCTGGTGGGCGTGTTCGGGCTGACCATTTTCGAGACGCAATACCGGCGCAAGGAAATCGGGGTGCGCAAGGTGTTCGGTGCCAGCACGAGCCAGATATTGTGGCAATTCAACCGTGCCAGTCTGAAAGTCGCCATCCTTTGCTCGGCAGTGGCGATGCCGGTTGCCTATTACGTAATGGATAGCTGGCTCCTGTCGTTCACCCAGCGCGTGCCGCTCTCGGCGTGGGTGTTCGTCACCGCCTGCCTGCTGATTATCCTGATGACCCTCGTCACCGTGACCGTGCAGAGCTACCGTGCAGCGAACAGCAACCCGATAGATTGTGTACGGGCAGAGTGA
- a CDS encoding integrase core domain-containing protein — MGETLDSRYPLEALEMALRHYGDRDLSGLIHHSDRGVQYASYEYTRRLKERQVRISMTESGNPKDNAVAERVNNTVKNELLGGMTFLNITQVREAVKAAVDFYNNERPHWSLDGMTPAEASRCKGELKKKWTSFRERAIKGQSRPQTGSLPASG; from the coding sequence GTGGGCGAGACATTGGACTCCCGCTATCCCCTTGAAGCGCTGGAAATGGCCTTGCGGCACTATGGGGACAGGGACTTGAGCGGCCTGATCCACCATTCGGACCGGGGCGTACAATATGCCAGTTACGAGTACACGCGGCGTCTGAAGGAACGTCAGGTCCGCATCAGCATGACCGAAAGCGGCAATCCGAAAGACAACGCGGTGGCCGAACGGGTGAACAACACGGTCAAGAATGAGCTGCTCGGCGGCATGACGTTCCTGAACATCACTCAGGTAAGGGAGGCGGTGAAGGCGGCGGTGGACTTTTATAACAACGAACGTCCCCACTGGAGCCTGGACGGCATGACGCCGGCCGAAGCCTCCCGGTGCAAGGGGGAGCTGAAGAAGAAGTGGACCAGTTTCCGGGAGAGAGCCATAAAAGGACAAAGCCGCCCACAGACTGGAAGCCTGCCGGCCTCCGGATGA
- a CDS encoding ABC transporter ATP-binding protein, whose product MIKIENLCKTFRTTEVETIALNNVSFEIADKEFVAIMGPSGCGKSTLLNIMGLLDNPTSGDYYLDEKEVGHLKEKDRTNVRKGNIGFVFQSFNLIDELNVAENVELPLTYLGVPSAERKQRVADILKRMNISHRAKHYPQQLSGGQQQRVAIARAVVSNPKIILADEPTGNLDSKNGQEVMELLTELNKEGTTIVMVTHSQRDAGYAGRIINLFDGQIVASIAEM is encoded by the coding sequence ATGATTAAGATTGAAAACCTTTGCAAGACATTCCGTACTACAGAAGTAGAAACTATCGCGCTCAACAATGTCAGTTTCGAGATAGCCGACAAAGAATTTGTTGCCATTATGGGACCTTCGGGATGCGGCAAGTCCACCCTGCTGAACATCATGGGGCTGCTCGACAACCCGACATCAGGCGATTATTATCTGGACGAAAAAGAAGTGGGACACCTGAAAGAAAAAGACCGCACAAACGTGCGCAAAGGCAACATCGGCTTCGTATTCCAGAGCTTCAACCTGATAGACGAACTGAACGTGGCGGAGAACGTGGAACTGCCCCTCACCTACCTGGGCGTACCGTCCGCCGAACGGAAGCAGCGCGTGGCGGACATCCTGAAACGGATGAACATCAGCCACCGCGCCAAACACTATCCGCAACAGCTCTCCGGAGGTCAGCAACAACGTGTGGCAATCGCCCGTGCCGTGGTATCGAATCCCAAAATCATCCTTGCCGACGAGCCGACCGGTAACCTCGACTCGAAGAACGGACAAGAAGTAATGGAGCTTTTGACCGAACTGAACAAGGAAGGCACGACCATCGTGATGGTGACACACAGCCAGCGCGACGCCGGATATGCCGGACGCATCATCAACCTGTTCGACGGGCAGATTGTGGCTTCCATTGCCGAAATGTAG